One region of Chryseobacterium sp. C-71 genomic DNA includes:
- a CDS encoding HYC_CC_PP family protein produces the protein MKKILPILFSIFYFGFSSGAVFSMHYCMKELVSVTQKSDDTCSKCGTKEKRDCCKTEIKLVKVDDSQKSDFLKIDFLKSISEVQHHQFFFTDRSFSATKFSQILINAPPENRSVPIFIHHCNFRI, from the coding sequence ATGAAAAAGATTCTTCCCATATTATTTTCTATATTCTACTTCGGCTTTTCTTCCGGAGCAGTTTTTAGTATGCATTATTGTATGAAAGAATTGGTTTCAGTGACTCAAAAATCTGATGATACCTGCAGCAAATGCGGAACTAAAGAGAAAAGAGACTGCTGCAAAACTGAAATAAAATTGGTGAAAGTCGATGATTCTCAAAAATCAGATTTTTTGAAAATTGATTTTCTGAAAAGTATTTCAGAGGTTCAGCATCATCAGTTTTTCTTTACAGACAGATCATTTTCAGCTACAAAATTTTCTCAGATTCTGATCAATGCTCCGCCGGAAAATCGATCGGTTCCTATCTTTATTCATCATTGTAATTTTAGAATTTAA
- a CDS encoding multicopper oxidase domain-containing protein, which produces MKKIIMFLMLLFSVFSFSQSVKTYYTCPMDKDVISSKPGDCPKCGMTLVKKTVVIQPKIVEKPSVKNIPKAKVKSEIKIKAKPKVEKKVEVKKASNKKSKEITPNAKLILNSKAQTKPQSQSKISYTCPMHPEVVSDKPGKCSKCGMDLVEVENHAQSESEPTPKNPVLKRNSENGKVPFGGKTVRYDLYVKDTIVNFTGENRRAIAVNGKLQAPTLYFTEGDTAEIYLHNMLKENTGFHWHGVILPNEHDGVPYLTTKPVEPGETHLYKFRVSQNGTYWYHSHEGLQEQIGMNGILVLNKRESEPKTEYTKEIPVLLGEWSNEDPMQIARRLHMANTDWYAIKKNAVQSYWEAIKSGNFGTKALNEWKRMEAMDVSDVYYDKFLINGLPSSEYSNLKSGDKVRLRVANGGSSTYFWLNFGGGKIKVVGNDGNDVVPVEVDRLIVGVSETYDIEVTIPENKSFEFRATSEDRIGHASLWLGSGEKIEAPNLPRLKLFEGMKMMNGMMKMSGNMKPMNMVMGNQMMDMNEVMYPELSESQRKMTMKHMNEMMGIKEKKSEKEEDHSQHLGMEEEKPIKRLSYNILKSPEKTILPTENVREMKFTLEGNMNHYLWTLDNKTVTETDKILVKKGEVLRITLYNNSMMRHPMHLHGHDFRLINSKGEYSPLKNVVDIMPMETNTIEFAANQDGDWFFHCHILYHMMAGMGRIFSYEDSKPNPQLPNRKLAWKNFLKDNRMVSSMAMLDLHSNKMHAETMTMFGPRWANLNEFHSNWEFDHFDGNFKVGRFLGKFQWAIPYAGLRIQKSHEIMERKMAQETGEDFHGKKTWFGQQKASKSKATFIVGAQYILPMLITADASVDHNGKVLLELSREDIPISRRLRGNFSLNSDGEFTSGIRYILQKWLSVSGNYDNEMGWGGGITLTY; this is translated from the coding sequence ATGAAAAAAATAATAATGTTTCTGATGCTTTTGTTCTCTGTTTTCAGTTTTTCACAATCCGTTAAGACATATTATACGTGTCCAATGGATAAAGATGTTATTTCATCAAAACCCGGTGACTGTCCTAAATGCGGAATGACTTTGGTAAAGAAAACCGTTGTCATACAACCTAAGATTGTAGAAAAACCATCAGTAAAAAATATACCGAAAGCAAAAGTAAAATCAGAAATAAAAATCAAGGCTAAGCCTAAGGTTGAGAAAAAAGTTGAAGTTAAAAAAGCAAGTAATAAGAAATCCAAAGAGATTACTCCTAATGCAAAACTTATTTTAAATTCAAAAGCTCAAACTAAACCTCAATCTCAATCTAAAATAAGCTACACTTGTCCGATGCATCCGGAAGTAGTTTCCGATAAACCCGGAAAATGCTCAAAATGCGGAATGGATTTAGTGGAAGTTGAAAATCATGCTCAATCTGAGTCTGAACCTACACCTAAAAATCCTGTTTTAAAAAGAAATTCCGAAAACGGAAAAGTACCTTTTGGCGGAAAAACAGTTCGCTATGATTTGTATGTAAAAGATACGATTGTCAATTTCACTGGAGAAAACCGCAGAGCAATCGCTGTGAATGGAAAATTACAGGCTCCAACCTTATATTTTACAGAAGGAGACACTGCAGAGATTTATCTTCATAATATGTTGAAAGAAAATACGGGTTTCCATTGGCATGGTGTTATTCTGCCTAATGAACATGATGGAGTTCCCTATTTAACGACAAAACCTGTGGAGCCGGGAGAAACTCATTTGTATAAATTCAGAGTTTCCCAGAACGGAACCTATTGGTATCACTCACATGAGGGTTTGCAGGAGCAAATCGGGATGAACGGAATTCTGGTTTTAAATAAAAGAGAAAGTGAGCCAAAAACGGAATATACAAAAGAAATCCCGGTGCTTTTAGGTGAATGGAGTAACGAAGATCCGATGCAGATTGCACGAAGGCTTCATATGGCGAATACCGATTGGTATGCGATTAAGAAAAATGCAGTGCAGAGTTATTGGGAAGCGATAAAATCCGGAAACTTCGGAACAAAAGCCCTTAACGAATGGAAGAGGATGGAAGCGATGGATGTAAGTGATGTCTATTACGATAAATTTCTGATCAACGGATTACCAAGTTCTGAATATTCTAATCTAAAATCGGGAGATAAAGTACGTTTGAGAGTCGCCAATGGCGGATCTTCTACTTATTTTTGGCTGAATTTTGGAGGCGGAAAAATAAAAGTGGTCGGAAATGACGGAAATGATGTCGTCCCTGTAGAAGTAGATCGCCTGATTGTAGGTGTTTCGGAAACATATGATATTGAAGTGACGATTCCAGAAAATAAAAGTTTTGAATTTCGTGCGACGTCAGAAGACAGAATTGGTCACGCTTCTTTATGGTTAGGTTCGGGTGAAAAAATTGAAGCTCCCAATTTACCGAGATTAAAGCTTTTTGAAGGGATGAAAATGATGAACGGAATGATGAAGATGAGCGGAAATATGAAACCGATGAACATGGTGATGGGTAACCAAATGATGGATATGAATGAAGTGATGTATCCTGAACTTTCTGAAAGTCAGCGAAAAATGACGATGAAGCATATGAATGAAATGATGGGGATTAAAGAAAAGAAATCAGAAAAAGAAGAAGACCATTCTCAACATTTGGGAATGGAAGAAGAGAAACCCATCAAAAGATTATCGTATAATATTTTAAAATCTCCCGAAAAAACGATTCTTCCTACAGAAAATGTTCGTGAAATGAAATTTACGCTGGAAGGAAATATGAATCACTATCTGTGGACTTTAGATAATAAAACGGTCACAGAAACAGATAAGATTTTAGTAAAAAAAGGAGAAGTTCTGCGAATTACTTTGTACAACAATTCAATGATGCGTCATCCGATGCATTTACATGGTCACGATTTTAGGTTGATTAACTCAAAAGGAGAATATTCACCGCTTAAAAACGTTGTAGACATTATGCCGATGGAAACCAATACAATTGAATTTGCAGCCAATCAGGATGGTGACTGGTTTTTTCACTGCCATATTCTGTATCACATGATGGCCGGAATGGGTAGGATTTTCAGTTACGAAGACTCAAAACCTAATCCACAATTACCCAATAGAAAATTAGCTTGGAAAAACTTTTTAAAAGACAACAGAATGGTTAGTTCTATGGCCATGTTGGATCTCCACAGCAATAAAATGCATGCAGAAACGATGACGATGTTCGGACCGAGATGGGCAAATCTGAATGAGTTTCATTCGAATTGGGAGTTTGATCATTTTGACGGAAACTTTAAAGTCGGTCGGTTTTTAGGAAAATTTCAGTGGGCGATTCCTTATGCAGGTTTGAGGATTCAAAAAAGTCATGAAATCATGGAGCGAAAAATGGCTCAAGAAACGGGTGAAGATTTTCATGGAAAGAAAACCTGGTTCGGACAACAAAAAGCTTCGAAAAGTAAGGCAACGTTTATCGTTGGTGCCCAATATATTTTGCCGATGCTGATTACGGCCGATGCAAGTGTTGACCACAATGGGAAAGTATTATTGGAATTGAGCCGGGAAGATATTCCGATTTCCAGAAGATTGAGAGGGAATTTCAGTCTCAATTCTGATGGTGAATTTACCTCAGGAATACGATATATTTTGCAAAAATGGTTATCTGTTTCCGGAAATTACGATAATGAAATGGGCTGGGGAGGCGGAATCACTCTGACCTACTAA
- a CDS encoding DUF3347 domain-containing protein, with protein sequence MKKYIITALFSLFAIVCVSAQLKSDAQVTKLYQNYINIKDALASDNADKTSQAATEFIKTTSAIDYKVLSEGNVSTLKKDATVISNAKDIAAQRETFFNLSDNMIALAKQFKISADPVFVQYCPMADGSWLSNEKKIINPYYGSSMLSCGSVKSEIK encoded by the coding sequence ATGAAAAAATATATCATTACAGCCCTATTTTCTTTATTTGCAATCGTTTGTGTTTCAGCTCAGCTAAAATCTGACGCTCAGGTAACGAAGCTTTACCAAAATTATATCAACATCAAAGATGCTTTGGCCTCAGATAATGCCGACAAAACCTCTCAAGCTGCTACAGAGTTTATAAAAACGACTTCGGCAATTGATTACAAAGTTCTTTCTGAAGGGAATGTAAGTACTCTGAAAAAAGATGCAACAGTAATTTCAAATGCTAAAGATATTGCGGCTCAGAGAGAGACGTTCTTTAATCTTTCAGACAACATGATTGCTTTGGCTAAGCAATTCAAAATTTCAGCAGATCCGGTTTTTGTTCAATACTGCCCAATGGCAGACGGAAGCTGGCTGAGCAACGAGAAAAAAATCATCAATCCTTATTACGGGAGTTCTATGCTTTCTTGTGGTTCTGTGAAATCAGAGATCAAATAA